A single region of the Devosia sp. FJ2-5-3 genome encodes:
- the sucD gene encoding succinate--CoA ligase subunit alpha: MSILVNKDTKILVQGLTGKTGTFHTEQALAYYGTKMVAGIHPKKGGETWTGSAGESLPIYATVAEARDATGADASVIYVPPAGAADAIIEAIEAEIPFITCITEGIPVADMVRVKARLERSKSRLLGPNCPGILTPEECKIGIMPGSIFRKGSVGIVSRSGTLTYEAVFQTTNEGLGQTTAVGIGGDPVKGTEFIDVLEMFLADDETKSIIMIGEIGGAAEEEAAQFLIDEAKKGRKKPMAGFIAGRTAPKGRTMGHAGAVVSGGKGDAESKIAAMEAAGITVSPSPARLGKTLVEVLKG; encoded by the coding sequence ATGTCTATTCTCGTCAACAAAGACACCAAGATCCTCGTTCAGGGCCTGACCGGCAAGACCGGCACGTTCCACACCGAGCAGGCGCTGGCCTATTACGGCACCAAGATGGTCGCCGGCATCCACCCCAAGAAGGGCGGCGAAACCTGGACCGGTTCTGCCGGCGAAAGCCTGCCGATCTACGCGACGGTTGCCGAAGCCCGCGACGCCACCGGTGCTGACGCATCGGTGATCTATGTGCCGCCTGCCGGTGCTGCCGACGCGATCATCGAAGCCATCGAAGCCGAGATCCCGTTCATCACCTGCATCACCGAGGGTATCCCGGTGGCCGACATGGTGCGCGTCAAGGCTCGTCTCGAGCGCTCCAAGTCGCGCCTGCTCGGCCCGAACTGCCCCGGTATCCTTACCCCGGAAGAATGCAAGATCGGCATCATGCCGGGCTCGATCTTCCGCAAGGGTTCGGTCGGTATCGTCTCGCGCTCCGGCACGCTGACCTATGAAGCCGTGTTCCAGACTACCAATGAGGGCCTGGGCCAGACCACGGCAGTCGGCATTGGCGGTGATCCGGTCAAGGGCACCGAGTTCATCGACGTGCTCGAGATGTTCCTCGCCGACGACGAAACCAAGTCGATCATCATGATCGGCGAAATCGGTGGCGCGGCCGAAGAAGAAGCGGCCCAGTTCCTCATCGACGAGGCCAAGAAGGGCCGCAAGAAGCCGATGGCTGGCTTCATCGCCGGTCGCACCGCGCCCAAGGGCCGCACCATGGGCCATGCCGGCGCTGTCGTTTCCGGCGGCAAGGGCGATGCGGAATCCAAGATCGCTGCCATGGAAGCGGCCGGGATCACGGTGTCGCCGTCGCCGGCTCGTCTCGGCAAGACCCTCGTGGAAGTCCTCAAGGGCTGA
- a CDS encoding 2-oxoglutarate dehydrogenase E1 component, producing the protein MTRQEKNDAFLLTSFLYGGNADYIEQLYSRYKADPASVDETWSSFFARLDDSQDVALKNAEGPSWGRKDWPQAASGDLIAALDGNWGEIAVKAEKATTKKAIAEGKPSASAEDVLQATRDSIRAIMMIRAYRMRGHLHADLDPLKLKADEPAPELDPRSYGFTEADYSRKIFIDNYLGLEYATIPEMLAILQRTYCGTLGIEFMHISDPEEKQWIQERIEGPDKEITFTAEGKKAILNKLVEAEGFEKFLDVKYTGTKRFGLDGSEATIPALEQIIKRGGALGIKDIVLGMAHRGRLNVLTQVMAKPHRALFHEFKGGAFYPDDVEGSGDVKYHLGASSDREFDNNKVHLSLTANPSHLEIVDPVVLGKSRAKQDQHISPDGKLVNIAVDGKPDRSMVLPLLIHGDAAFAGQGVIAECLGLSGLKGHRTGGSIHFVINNQIGFTTSPIYSRSSPYPTDVAKMIEAPVLHVNGDDPEAVVFAAKVAVEYRQKFGKPVVIDMFCYRRFGHNEGDEPSFTQPLMYSKIRSHKTTLEIYSEKLIGEGLLSQTDIDQMRANWKAKLEAEFEAGQDYRPNKADWLDGAWKSFKPAADEGPRRGDTGVDMDRLKAIGTQLTKVPSDFNVHKTVKRFLDNRLSAIESGEGIDWATAEALAFGTLVTEGHPVRLSGQDCERGTFSQRHSVLNDQLVENKSFTPLNNLTEDQARYEVINSMLSEEAVLGFEYGYSLSEPRALTLWEAQFGDFVNGAQVVIDQFISSGERKWFRMSGLVMLLPHGYEGQGPEHSSARPERFLQLCAEDNMQVANCTTPANYFHVLRRQLKRDFRKPLILMTPKSLLRHKRAVSGLVELGPDSVFHRLLWDDAEAPGLPKTTIRLAPDEKIRRVVLCTGKVYYDLLEDREKKGIDDVYLLRIEQLYPFPAKALLDELSRFPNAEVIWCQEEPRNMGAWAFIQPYVEWVFDQMGRGNQRVRYSGRPAAASPATGRMSVHLEQLQAFLDDALGS; encoded by the coding sequence ATGACACGACAGGAAAAGAACGACGCGTTCTTGCTGACCTCGTTCCTCTATGGGGGGAACGCCGACTACATCGAACAACTCTACTCCCGTTACAAAGCTGATCCAGCCAGCGTCGATGAGACCTGGTCGAGCTTTTTCGCGCGGCTCGATGATAGCCAGGATGTCGCCCTCAAGAACGCCGAGGGCCCCAGCTGGGGCCGCAAGGACTGGCCGCAGGCAGCCAGCGGCGATCTGATCGCCGCCCTTGACGGCAATTGGGGCGAGATCGCGGTCAAGGCCGAAAAGGCCACGACCAAGAAGGCCATTGCCGAGGGCAAGCCTTCCGCCAGCGCCGAAGACGTGCTGCAGGCGACGCGCGATTCCATCCGTGCCATCATGATGATCCGCGCCTATCGCATGCGCGGTCACCTGCATGCCGATCTCGATCCGCTCAAGCTCAAGGCCGACGAGCCGGCGCCCGAGCTTGATCCGCGCAGCTACGGCTTCACCGAGGCCGACTACAGCCGCAAGATATTCATCGACAATTATCTGGGCCTCGAATACGCCACCATCCCCGAGATGCTGGCCATTCTGCAGCGCACCTATTGCGGCACGCTCGGCATCGAATTCATGCATATCTCCGATCCGGAAGAGAAGCAGTGGATTCAGGAGCGCATCGAGGGTCCGGACAAGGAAATCACCTTCACCGCCGAGGGCAAGAAGGCGATCCTCAATAAGCTTGTCGAGGCCGAAGGCTTCGAAAAGTTCCTCGACGTCAAATATACCGGCACCAAGCGTTTCGGCCTTGATGGCAGCGAAGCGACGATTCCGGCGCTCGAGCAGATCATCAAGCGCGGCGGCGCCCTTGGCATCAAGGACATCGTCCTGGGCATGGCCCATCGTGGTCGCCTCAACGTTCTGACCCAGGTCATGGCCAAGCCGCACCGCGCCTTGTTCCATGAGTTCAAGGGCGGCGCCTTCTACCCTGACGACGTCGAGGGTTCGGGCGACGTGAAGTACCACCTCGGTGCCTCTTCGGACCGCGAGTTCGACAACAACAAGGTGCACCTGTCGCTGACGGCCAACCCGTCCCACCTCGAGATCGTCGATCCCGTGGTGCTCGGCAAGTCGCGCGCCAAGCAGGATCAGCACATCTCGCCAGATGGCAAGCTGGTCAATATCGCGGTGGACGGCAAGCCCGACCGCTCGATGGTGCTGCCGCTGCTGATCCACGGCGATGCGGCTTTTGCCGGCCAGGGTGTGATCGCCGAGTGTCTGGGGCTCTCGGGCCTCAAGGGCCACCGTACGGGTGGGTCGATCCACTTCGTCATCAACAACCAGATCGGCTTTACCACTTCGCCGATCTATTCGCGCTCCTCGCCCTATCCGACCGACGTCGCCAAGATGATCGAGGCGCCGGTTCTGCATGTGAATGGCGACGATCCGGAAGCCGTCGTATTCGCGGCCAAGGTCGCCGTCGAATACCGCCAGAAGTTCGGCAAGCCTGTCGTTATCGACATGTTCTGCTATCGCCGTTTCGGCCATAACGAAGGCGACGAGCCCAGCTTCACCCAGCCGCTGATGTACTCCAAGATCCGGTCGCACAAGACCACCCTGGAGATCTATTCGGAAAAGCTGATCGGCGAAGGCCTGCTGAGCCAGACTGACATCGACCAGATGCGCGCCAACTGGAAGGCCAAGCTCGAGGCCGAATTCGAAGCCGGCCAGGATTATCGTCCGAACAAGGCCGACTGGCTCGACGGCGCCTGGAAGAGCTTCAAGCCGGCTGCCGATGAAGGCCCGCGCCGCGGCGACACCGGTGTCGATATGGATCGCCTCAAGGCCATCGGCACCCAGCTCACCAAGGTCCCGTCGGATTTCAACGTCCACAAGACGGTCAAGCGCTTCCTCGACAACCGCCTCAGCGCCATCGAAAGCGGCGAGGGGATCGACTGGGCGACCGCCGAGGCCCTGGCCTTCGGCACCCTGGTCACCGAGGGGCACCCGGTGCGCCTGTCCGGCCAGGATTGCGAACGCGGCACGTTCAGCCAGCGCCATTCGGTGCTGAATGATCAGCTGGTCGAGAACAAGAGCTTTACCCCGCTCAACAATCTCACCGAGGATCAGGCTCGTTACGAGGTCATCAATTCGATGCTCTCCGAAGAGGCTGTGCTGGGCTTCGAATATGGCTACTCGCTGTCGGAGCCTCGGGCGCTGACGCTGTGGGAGGCCCAGTTCGGCGACTTCGTGAACGGTGCGCAGGTCGTCATCGACCAGTTCATCTCCTCGGGTGAGCGCAAGTGGTTCCGCATGTCGGGCCTCGTGATGCTCCTGCCGCATGGCTATGAAGGGCAGGGGCCGGAGCATTCCTCCGCGCGTCCCGAGCGCTTCCTTCAGCTCTGCGCCGAAGACAATATGCAGGTCGCCAACTGCACGACGCCGGCCAACTATTTCCACGTGCTGCGCCGGCAGCTCAAGCGCGACTTCCGCAAGCCGCTGATCCTGATGACGCCCAAGAGCCTCTTGCGCCACAAGCGCGCCGTCTCGGGTCTCGTCGAGCTTGGCCCCGACAGTGTCTTCCATCGCCTTCTCTGGGACGATGCCGAGGCACCGGGTCTGCCCAAGACCACGATCCGCCTCGCGCCGGACGAAAAGATCCGCCGCGTCGTCCTCTGCACCGGCAAGGTCTATTACGACCTTCTGGAAGATCGCGAGAAGAAGGGCATCGACGATGTCTATCTCCTCCGCATCGAGCAGCTCTATCCGTTCCCGGCCAAGGCGCTCTTGGACGAATTGAGCCGCTTCCCCAATGCGGAAGTGATCTGGTGCCAGGAAGAGCCCCGCAATATGGGGGCCTGGGCCTTCATCCAGCCCTATGTGGAATGGGTGTTCGACCAGATGGGTCGTGGCAACCAGCGCGTGCGCTATTCCGGTCGGCCGGCCGCCGCTTCTCCCGCTACAGGCCGCATGAGTGTCCACCTGGAGCAGCTCCAGGCATTCCTGGACGATGCCTTGGGCTCCTGA
- the odhB gene encoding 2-oxoglutarate dehydrogenase complex dihydrolipoyllysine-residue succinyltransferase: MSTEIRVPTLGESVSEATIGQWFKKVGDTVSADEPIVELETDKVTIEVPAPASGVLEAIAAQPGDTVDVGALLGAIAAGAAAAASAPAAAAKAEVPAANAAGPEPIKAAAGATDRAPAPSAQKLINEKGLEAAAIPGSGKAGQVLKEDVLAALAKPAPAAAAPAAPAPAPAAKPAAPRAPSAAEDAVREERVRMTRLRQTIARRLKDAQNTAAMLTTFNEVDMKPVMELRNQYKDLFEKKHGVKLGFMGFFTKAVVHALKEIPAVNAEIDGDDLVYKQYAHIGVAVGTDKGLVVPVVRDADQMSIAEIEKEIGNLGRKARDGQLSMADMQGGTFTISNGGVYGSLMSTPILNAPQSGILGMHKIQERPVVVGGQIVIRPMMYLALSYDHRIVDGKEAVTFLVRVKESLEAPERLVLDL; this comes from the coding sequence ATGTCGACAGAAATCCGGGTGCCGACCCTGGGCGAAAGCGTTTCCGAGGCCACCATCGGCCAGTGGTTCAAGAAGGTGGGCGACACGGTCTCCGCCGACGAGCCCATCGTCGAGCTCGAGACCGACAAGGTCACCATCGAAGTGCCGGCACCGGCCTCTGGCGTGCTCGAGGCGATTGCCGCCCAGCCCGGCGACACCGTCGATGTCGGCGCGCTGCTCGGCGCGATCGCCGCTGGCGCCGCTGCCGCTGCATCGGCTCCCGCCGCCGCCGCCAAGGCTGAAGTGCCCGCCGCCAATGCTGCCGGGCCGGAGCCTATCAAGGCTGCTGCCGGCGCAACCGACCGCGCTCCCGCCCCTTCAGCCCAGAAGCTGATCAATGAGAAGGGCCTCGAGGCCGCCGCCATCCCGGGTTCGGGCAAGGCCGGCCAGGTGCTCAAGGAAGACGTTCTTGCTGCCTTGGCAAAGCCCGCGCCGGCCGCCGCGGCGCCCGCCGCCCCCGCCCCGGCTCCTGCGGCCAAGCCTGCTGCCCCGCGCGCGCCCAGCGCTGCAGAGGATGCCGTGCGCGAAGAACGCGTGCGGATGACGCGCCTGCGCCAGACCATCGCCCGTCGCCTCAAGGACGCGCAGAACACCGCCGCCATGCTGACCACCTTCAACGAGGTGGACATGAAGCCGGTGATGGAGCTGCGCAACCAGTACAAGGACCTCTTCGAGAAGAAGCATGGCGTCAAGCTCGGCTTCATGGGCTTCTTCACCAAGGCCGTGGTCCACGCCCTCAAGGAAATCCCGGCGGTCAATGCCGAGATCGACGGGGATGACCTCGTCTACAAGCAGTACGCCCATATCGGCGTGGCCGTCGGCACCGACAAGGGCCTCGTCGTGCCGGTGGTGCGCGATGCCGACCAGATGTCGATCGCCGAGATCGAAAAGGAAATCGGCAATCTCGGTCGCAAGGCCCGGGACGGCCAGCTGTCCATGGCCGACATGCAGGGCGGCACCTTCACCATCTCCAATGGTGGCGTCTATGGCTCGCTGATGTCGACGCCGATCCTCAATGCCCCCCAGTCGGGCATTCTGGGCATGCACAAGATCCAGGAGCGCCCGGTCGTCGTCGGCGGCCAGATCGTCATCCGCCCGATGATGTATCTCGCCCTCAGCTATGATCACCGGATCGTCGACGGCAAGGAAGCGGTGACCTTCCTCGTGCGCGTCAAGGAAAGCCTCGAGGCGCCCGAACGCCTCGTGCTCGACCTGTGA
- a CDS encoding MAPEG family protein: MSLELTLLVWSALLAFAYLAVQSTVYRLDYGVKFANGQRDGERPPNKWAARGEKALRNFLETYGIFIALAVATELSGRSDGLTQMGSQVWFWSRWIYLPAYFIEAPYVRSLIWTISLIGLVLLFVGVAF; this comes from the coding sequence ATGAGTCTTGAGCTGACCCTTCTGGTCTGGAGCGCGCTGCTCGCCTTTGCCTATCTGGCGGTGCAGTCGACGGTCTATCGCCTTGATTATGGTGTGAAATTTGCCAATGGCCAGCGCGATGGCGAGCGTCCGCCAAACAAATGGGCGGCGCGTGGCGAGAAGGCCTTGCGCAATTTCCTCGAGACATACGGCATCTTCATTGCCCTGGCCGTGGCCACCGAACTCTCCGGCCGCTCTGACGGCCTCACCCAAATGGGCAGCCAGGTCTGGTTCTGGAGCCGCTGGATCTATCTGCCGGCCTATTTCATCGAGGCGCCCTATGTGCGCTCGCTGATCTGGACCATCTCCCTGATCGGCCTCGTTCTGCTGTTCGTGGGCGTGGCATTCTAG
- a CDS encoding LysE family transporter: MDFPWLEFAGLMLAFGINAVIPGADFAMVLRQSVAHGRRAALFTSAGVAVSLLVHGTYTLLGVGVIVAQSLLLFNVLKWLGVAYLVWLAIAALRSPPPQPPADLDEVGTRRGDMAAFGLGFLTNLLNPKAVLFFLALFTSLVSVHTDGQIKLIYVLSMALMLFAWFALVSVFFTTPSVKQGFFRAGRWFNRITGITFLALAVRVALAQQR, encoded by the coding sequence ATGGATTTCCCCTGGCTGGAATTTGCGGGTCTCATGCTCGCCTTCGGGATCAATGCGGTCATTCCAGGGGCCGACTTCGCCATGGTCCTGCGCCAGTCGGTGGCGCATGGGCGTCGCGCTGCATTGTTCACCTCCGCCGGCGTCGCCGTCTCGCTGCTCGTCCATGGCACCTACACGCTGCTGGGCGTGGGGGTCATCGTGGCTCAATCGCTTCTGTTGTTCAATGTTCTCAAGTGGTTGGGCGTCGCTTACCTCGTCTGGCTCGCCATTGCCGCGCTGCGCAGTCCGCCGCCGCAGCCGCCGGCCGATCTGGATGAGGTCGGCACGAGGCGCGGCGACATGGCCGCCTTTGGCCTCGGCTTTCTGACCAATCTGCTCAATCCCAAGGCCGTCCTGTTCTTCCTGGCGCTGTTCACATCGCTGGTCTCCGTCCATACGGACGGCCAGATCAAACTTATCTACGTGCTCAGCATGGCGCTTATGCTGTTCGCCTGGTTCGCATTGGTGTCGGTTTTCTTTACGACCCCTTCGGTGAAACAGGGCTTTTTCCGCGCCGGCCGGTGGTTTAATCGGATTACCGGCATTACATTCCTGGCGTTGGCCGTTCGCGTCGCTTTGGCACAACAGCGCTAA
- the lpdA gene encoding dihydrolipoyl dehydrogenase — translation MADQFDLTIIGSGPGGYVCAIRAAQLGMKVAVVEKWPTLGGTCLNIGCIPSKALLHASELFEEAGHGFKALGIDIPAPQLNLPQMMNHKADTVASNVGGVDYLFKKNKITIFRGIGSIPAAGKVLVTPQTGAQQEIATKNIVIATGSVSANLPGIEIDEKTIVTSTGALSLAKVPARLLVIGAGVIGLELGSVWARLGAKVTVVEYLDRILPGMDSEVARQFQRMLQKQGMEFRLSSKVGGIDKQDDGSLKVRVEPAAGGDIELLDADVALVAIGRKPFTEGLGLDIVGVALDERGRVRVDGHYKTSIDGIYAIGDVVAGPMLAHKAEDEGIAIAEILSGQAGHVNYAAIPSVVYTNPEVASVGKTEDELKADGVNYKIGKFPFTANGRAKAMLATQGFVKILADVETDRVLGAHIVGKNAGEMIHELVTLMEFSGASEDLARTTHAHPTLSEAIREAALALGDGAIHI, via the coding sequence ATGGCAGATCAATTCGACCTCACCATTATCGGTTCGGGCCCCGGCGGCTATGTCTGCGCCATTCGCGCGGCGCAGCTCGGCATGAAGGTGGCCGTGGTCGAGAAATGGCCGACGCTGGGCGGCACCTGCCTCAATATCGGCTGCATTCCCTCCAAGGCCCTGCTACACGCCTCGGAACTGTTTGAAGAGGCCGGCCATGGCTTCAAGGCCCTGGGCATCGACATCCCCGCGCCGCAGCTCAACCTGCCGCAGATGATGAACCACAAGGCCGATACGGTTGCCTCCAATGTCGGCGGCGTCGACTATCTGTTCAAGAAGAACAAGATCACCATTTTCCGCGGCATCGGCTCGATCCCGGCTGCGGGCAAGGTGCTGGTGACGCCCCAGACCGGCGCACAGCAGGAAATCGCCACCAAGAACATCGTCATCGCCACCGGCTCGGTTTCGGCTAATCTGCCGGGCATCGAGATCGACGAAAAGACCATCGTCACCTCCACTGGCGCGCTGTCGCTGGCCAAGGTTCCTGCGCGCCTCCTCGTCATCGGCGCGGGCGTCATCGGCCTCGAGCTTGGCTCGGTCTGGGCGCGGCTTGGCGCCAAGGTGACCGTGGTCGAATATCTCGATCGCATCCTGCCGGGCATGGATAGCGAAGTGGCGCGCCAGTTCCAGCGCATGCTGCAAAAGCAGGGCATGGAATTCCGCCTCTCGAGCAAGGTCGGCGGCATCGATAAGCAGGATGACGGTTCGCTTAAGGTTCGGGTGGAACCGGCCGCAGGCGGGGACATCGAATTGCTCGACGCCGATGTGGCGCTGGTCGCCATCGGCCGCAAGCCGTTCACCGAAGGACTCGGGCTCGACATTGTCGGGGTTGCGCTGGACGAGCGCGGCCGCGTGCGTGTCGATGGCCACTACAAGACCTCCATCGATGGCATCTATGCTATCGGTGACGTGGTGGCCGGGCCCATGCTGGCTCACAAGGCCGAGGACGAAGGCATTGCCATCGCCGAAATCCTCTCCGGCCAGGCCGGTCACGTCAATTATGCCGCCATCCCGTCGGTGGTCTACACCAATCCGGAAGTCGCCTCCGTCGGCAAGACCGAGGACGAACTCAAGGCCGATGGCGTCAACTACAAGATCGGCAAATTCCCCTTCACGGCCAATGGTCGGGCCAAGGCCATGCTGGCGACCCAGGGCTTCGTGAAGATCCTCGCCGATGTCGAGACCGACCGTGTGCTGGGCGCGCACATCGTCGGCAAGAATGCCGGTGAGATGATCCACGAGCTGGTGACGCTGATGGAATTTTCTGGCGCCTCCGAAGATCTGGCGCGTACCACCCACGCGCACCCCACCTTGTCCGAGGCCATCCGTGAAGCAGCCCTGGCATTGGGCGATGGTGCCATCCACATCTAG
- a CDS encoding TRAP transporter substrate-binding protein, with product MLHLPKMAAGFAVAATLMVSGASAQTVLRSSDTHPDGYPTVEAVKKFGELLSEKTGGQYSVEVFHSAQLGGEADTIEQTQFGVIDLNRISIGAFGTQVPEATVTQLPYIFRSADHFHNVLDGPIGEEILAAFDAVDVVALAYYDGGARSFYNSEKPINTPADMDGLKFRVMQSDIFVDMVGALGANATPMPYGEVYSGIQTGVIDGAENNYPSYDTAGHAEVAKFYSLDEHLMVPEVLVVSKVVWDGLSPEVQTAMREAAKESVAYQRELWAAKEVESKAAVEALGATINEVDKAPFIEAMKPVYEKYVTDPKLQDLVARIQATEG from the coding sequence ATGTTGCATCTGCCGAAAATGGCGGCCGGCTTTGCCGTGGCTGCGACCCTAATGGTGTCCGGGGCCAGCGCCCAGACGGTGCTTCGCTCATCGGACACGCATCCTGATGGCTATCCCACGGTGGAAGCTGTCAAGAAGTTCGGTGAGCTTCTCAGTGAAAAGACCGGCGGTCAGTATTCCGTCGAAGTGTTCCATTCGGCCCAGCTCGGTGGCGAGGCCGACACGATCGAGCAGACCCAGTTCGGCGTCATCGATCTCAACCGCATTTCCATCGGCGCCTTCGGCACCCAGGTGCCCGAAGCGACCGTCACCCAGCTACCCTATATCTTCCGCTCGGCCGACCACTTCCACAACGTGCTCGATGGCCCGATCGGCGAGGAAATCCTGGCCGCTTTCGACGCCGTGGATGTCGTGGCCCTGGCCTATTATGATGGCGGCGCCCGCTCGTTCTATAACAGCGAAAAGCCGATCAACACGCCGGCGGACATGGATGGCCTCAAGTTCCGCGTGATGCAGTCCGACATTTTTGTCGACATGGTGGGAGCGCTGGGCGCCAACGCCACGCCGATGCCCTATGGCGAAGTTTATTCGGGCATCCAGACCGGCGTTATCGACGGCGCCGAAAACAACTATCCGAGCTATGACACAGCCGGCCACGCCGAGGTCGCGAAATTCTACTCGCTCGACGAACATCTGATGGTGCCCGAGGTTCTGGTCGTCTCCAAGGTCGTCTGGGATGGTTTGTCGCCCGAAGTCCAGACGGCCATGCGTGAAGCGGCCAAGGAATCCGTCGCCTACCAGCGCGAATTGTGGGCCGCCAAGGAAGTCGAATCCAAGGCCGCTGTCGAAGCGCTGGGCGCGACGATCAACGAGGTCGACAAGGCGCCGTTCATCGAAGCGATGAAGCCTGTCTACGAGAAGTACGTCACCGATCCGAAGCTGCAGGACCTTGTGGCCCGCATCCAGGCCACTGAAGGCTGA
- a CDS encoding TRAP transporter small permease: protein MRNWLLPTSRVLRAISNASLWLSGVGLVVMTIIVAYQVYMRFVINSSPSWTEGASIMIMSWFIFLGAAVGVRENFHMGFDVLLYVLPKGAKPVLRSISDIAIFAFASGMIYYGGELALRGLSVRIPVLGLPQTFTYLPIVVSGFLMCLFSLERILLRLAGEPVDEAPTELVTEA, encoded by the coding sequence GTGAGAAACTGGCTCCTGCCTACCAGCCGCGTGCTGCGGGCCATATCGAATGCTTCCCTCTGGCTTTCAGGGGTGGGGCTTGTCGTGATGACGATCATCGTCGCCTACCAGGTCTATATGCGCTTCGTGATCAACTCCTCCCCGTCCTGGACGGAGGGTGCTTCGATCATGATCATGAGCTGGTTCATCTTCCTGGGCGCGGCAGTCGGCGTGAGAGAGAACTTCCATATGGGGTTCGACGTGCTGCTTTATGTGCTGCCCAAAGGCGCCAAACCGGTCCTGCGGTCCATCAGCGATATCGCGATTTTCGCCTTTGCATCGGGCATGATCTATTACGGCGGCGAATTGGCCCTGCGCGGCCTCAGCGTCCGCATTCCGGTGCTCGGCCTGCCTCAAACCTTCACCTATTTGCCCATCGTCGTTTCGGGCTTTCTCATGTGCCTGTTCTCGCTGGAACGCATCCTGCTGCGCCTCGCTGGAGAACCGGTCGACGAAGCCCCTACCGAACTCGTGACCGAGGCCTGA
- a CDS encoding TRAP transporter large permease gives MEYWVLFGVFTLFMLIGTPIAFCLGIASFATIMTIGRPPIVVFQQLNSGVSAFTLMAIPFFIFAGDLMMRGGIAARIIQFAGALIGHVRGGLGQVNVAASTLFGGISGSAVAEAAAVGGIMIPQMKARGYGADYAVNVTSMAALIALLLPPSHNMIIYSLSGGGRISIADLFTAGIIPGLLLAVALGITAYIVAVKRGYPTEPFPGFAKAFQYFLISIPGLLLIAIIFGGVRSGIFTATESSCIAVIYALLVTLLVYRSMSWSEFVHSVTGAVKTTAMVLFIIGAAASFGWLMAYLRVAPILTDMISNLTSDPLMVLLLINVMLLLLGTFMDMGPLIIITTPIFLPMVQAFGVDPVHFGVIMILNLGIGLNTPPLGPVQFVAAAVGKISIWTAMRSVWPFYTAGLIVLGLVTYVPALSLWLPSLFH, from the coding sequence ATGGAATATTGGGTACTCTTCGGCGTCTTCACACTGTTCATGCTGATTGGCACGCCGATCGCCTTCTGCCTCGGCATTGCCAGCTTTGCCACCATCATGACTATCGGGCGTCCGCCCATCGTGGTGTTCCAGCAGCTTAATTCGGGGGTGTCCGCGTTCACGCTGATGGCCATTCCGTTCTTCATTTTCGCCGGCGACCTGATGATGCGCGGCGGCATCGCTGCGCGGATCATTCAGTTTGCCGGCGCGCTCATCGGGCATGTCCGTGGCGGGTTGGGCCAAGTCAATGTGGCGGCGTCGACCCTGTTTGGCGGCATTTCCGGCTCGGCCGTTGCCGAGGCGGCGGCCGTGGGGGGCATCATGATCCCGCAGATGAAGGCGCGCGGCTATGGCGCCGACTATGCGGTCAACGTGACCTCAATGGCGGCGCTCATCGCCCTCCTGCTGCCCCCCAGCCACAATATGATCATCTATTCGCTCTCGGGCGGCGGTCGCATTTCCATTGCCGATCTTTTTACGGCCGGCATCATTCCGGGTCTGCTGCTGGCTGTGGCCCTGGGCATCACGGCCTATATCGTCGCCGTCAAGCGTGGCTATCCGACCGAGCCATTTCCCGGATTTGCGAAGGCGTTCCAGTATTTCCTGATTTCCATTCCGGGGCTCCTGCTGATCGCCATCATTTTCGGCGGTGTGCGGTCCGGCATTTTTACCGCCACCGAAAGCTCATGCATCGCCGTCATCTACGCCCTGCTCGTGACCCTGCTGGTGTATCGGTCGATGAGCTGGTCGGAATTCGTCCACTCCGTCACCGGGGCGGTCAAAACCACGGCCATGGTGCTGTTCATCATCGGCGCCGCCGCTTCGTTCGGCTGGCTTATGGCCTATCTGCGGGTCGCGCCGATCCTCACCGACATGATTTCCAACCTGACCAGCGACCCGTTGATGGTCCTCCTGCTCATCAACGTCATGCTGCTGCTGCTCGGCACGTTCATGGATATGGGCCCGCTGATCATCATCACGACGCCGATCTTCCTGCCGATGGTTCAGGCCTTCGGAGTCGACCCCGTGCATTTCGGGGTCATCATGATCCTCAATCTGGGCATTGGCCTCAATACGCCCCCACTGGGTCCGGTGCAGTTCGTGGCGGCTGCGGTTGGAAAGATATCGATCTGGACCGCGATGCGCAGTGTCTGGCCGTTCTACACAGCCGGGCTGATCGTGCTCGGCCTTGTCACCTATGTCCCGGCACTCTCGCTGTGGCTGCCGAGCCTGTTCCACTAG